From the Streptococcus oralis ATCC 35037 genome, one window contains:
- a CDS encoding AAA family ATPase: MPIRNVRIKNYKCFQDESIELSKLTVLTGRNSAGKSSFIQSLLLYELSGKNKRIYTNDIFGLNLGLPSKLINFTDSSIDTDSSGQEFQIGIDDKISKFSIEEERFSENYLSTVADERNEKTFYYINAERFGPRVSQMIEETDVEDVGSSGQNTLFVLYRVNIKYRVQKFPTAIKKSNGGFKNECEYWVNKIIDDVQFEVSVNDDLGVSSLRFKENGIDVLPTNVGFGISYILPIIVQGLYLSVLNNKDKKERVLIVENPEAHLHPYGQSQIGQFLAELSHKGGVQVIVETHSDHVINGMRLYSLRQKCVESDFRLYYFNKQDGRHEIISIRINESGEIIDWPKGFFDQAKIDLFEMMKHRLGK; the protein is encoded by the coding sequence ATGCCTATTAGAAATGTAAGGATAAAAAATTATAAGTGTTTTCAAGATGAAAGTATAGAGTTATCAAAGTTGACAGTATTAACTGGTAGAAACTCAGCAGGAAAATCATCTTTTATTCAATCTCTTTTATTATATGAATTGTCTGGAAAAAATAAGCGAATCTACACGAATGATATATTTGGGTTAAATTTAGGTTTACCGTCAAAGTTAATTAATTTTACCGATAGTAGCATAGATACAGATAGTAGTGGACAGGAATTTCAAATTGGTATTGATGATAAAATTTCTAAATTCTCTATTGAAGAGGAACGTTTTTCTGAAAATTACTTATCAACAGTAGCAGATGAAAGAAATGAGAAAACATTTTATTATATCAATGCTGAAAGATTCGGTCCGAGAGTTTCGCAAATGATTGAAGAGACAGATGTCGAAGATGTAGGGAGTTCTGGGCAGAATACACTGTTTGTTTTATATAGAGTTAATATTAAGTATAGAGTCCAGAAATTTCCTACAGCAATAAAGAAGAGTAATGGTGGATTTAAAAATGAGTGTGAGTATTGGGTAAATAAAATTATTGATGACGTTCAATTCGAAGTTTCTGTCAATGATGACTTAGGAGTGTCTTCGTTGAGGTTTAAAGAAAATGGAATAGATGTGTTACCAACTAATGTTGGTTTTGGGATATCATATATTCTACCGATCATAGTTCAAGGACTTTATCTATCAGTCTTAAATAATAAAGACAAGAAAGAGAGGGTACTCATTGTTGAGAATCCAGAGGCACACTTGCATCCGTATGGACAGTCTCAAATTGGACAATTTTTAGCTGAATTAAGTCATAAAGGGGGAGTTCAGGTAATCGTTGAAACACATAGTGACCATGTAATTAATGGTATGAGATTATATAGTTTAAGACAAAAGTGTGTTGAATCAGATTTTAGATTATATTATTTTAATAAACAAGATGGAAGACATGAAATAATTTCTATTAGAATTAATGAATCAGGAGAAATTATTGATTGGCCAAAAGGTTTCTTTGATCAAGCTAAGATTGATTTATTTGAAATGATGAAGCATAGATTAGGAAAATAG
- a CDS encoding DUF262 domain-containing protein produces the protein MKEQQIFDKLKEKFVGYDIRKNHEISKDNHNHLFVDFAIFHSEKPFVILEYKEKYKKYNDILERIESYSQVPAFVVVIEEGELFFYRSLNEEALNFIEFQELLQELTIEKTENNFLGVENTEQEITEDISSPFNPEDINIQQQLLSVKYLHELHTEDAINLSPDFQRGYVWKENKRKSHLIESLMLSIPIPAFYLYETGADSNDDYEFSVIDGQQRLTTIFDFLNDKFRLSSLEYLGDSYNGSRFSELPPKIKSRINRTQLSLNILSYDSPHRIIYDIFKRINTGGKALNNQEMRNAVSTNYTRKLLNLCTESEEFLSATNRRVKTLRLDHHELVLRFFAFHRIYDFEAKKVNYQSSNIVDLLNDENEKLNKIISQESLSQYLEIFKTSMSRCFKLFGDKAFVKVIYNKEKEEYEYSMLINKPLFSAFSVILANREYENINFGNYSQIALDKLSQKLEDPTNFMSISTSTNSKSKVENYFKMCQEVIDECLLEM, from the coding sequence ATGAAAGAACAACAGATTTTTGATAAATTAAAGGAAAAATTTGTAGGCTATGACATTCGGAAAAATCATGAAATTAGTAAAGATAACCATAATCATTTATTTGTAGATTTTGCTATTTTCCATTCCGAGAAGCCATTTGTAATATTGGAATATAAAGAAAAGTATAAAAAATATAATGATATACTAGAGCGTATCGAATCGTATTCTCAAGTTCCAGCGTTCGTTGTGGTAATTGAAGAAGGGGAGTTGTTCTTTTATAGGTCTCTTAATGAGGAGGCATTGAATTTTATTGAGTTCCAGGAGTTACTTCAAGAACTGACTATTGAAAAAACGGAAAATAATTTTTTAGGAGTTGAAAATACAGAGCAAGAGATTACAGAGGATATTAGTAGTCCATTTAATCCAGAAGATATCAACATTCAACAACAGTTGCTTTCAGTTAAATATTTGCATGAACTTCATACAGAAGATGCAATTAACTTAAGTCCAGATTTCCAACGTGGTTATGTTTGGAAAGAAAACAAGAGAAAATCTCACTTAATTGAATCATTGATGTTAAGTATACCAATACCAGCATTTTACTTGTATGAAACGGGCGCAGATAGTAATGATGATTATGAGTTCTCGGTTATAGATGGTCAGCAACGTTTGACAACAATTTTTGATTTTTTAAATGATAAGTTTCGGTTGTCGTCATTAGAGTATCTGGGTGATTCCTACAATGGAAGTAGATTTTCGGAGCTCCCTCCAAAAATAAAAAGTAGAATAAACAGAACACAGTTATCTTTGAATATACTTAGTTACGATTCTCCACACAGAATCATTTATGATATTTTTAAACGAATTAACACTGGAGGGAAAGCTCTTAATAACCAGGAAATGAGAAATGCCGTAAGTACAAATTATACTAGAAAATTATTAAACTTATGCACAGAATCTGAAGAGTTTCTATCTGCGACTAACAGGCGTGTTAAAACATTGAGATTAGATCATCATGAATTAGTATTGCGATTTTTTGCCTTTCATAGAATCTATGATTTTGAAGCAAAAAAAGTAAATTATCAGAGTTCTAATATTGTTGATTTATTAAATGATGAAAACGAAAAGTTGAATAAGATAATTTCTCAAGAAAGCCTTAGCCAATATTTAGAAATTTTTAAAACTTCAATGAGTAGATGTTTTAAGTTATTCGGGGATAAAGCGTTTGTGAAGGTTATCTATAATAAAGAGAAAGAAGAGTACGAATATTCTATGTTAATAAACAAACCACTGTTTAGTGCGTTTAGTGTTATTTTAGCCAATAGAGAATATGAAAATATTAATTTTGGAAATTATAGTCAAATAGCTCTAGATAAACTCTCTCAAAAGTTAGAAGATCCTACTAATTTTATGTCTATATCAACTTCAACGAATAGTAAGAGTAAGGTAGAAAATTATTTTAAAATGTGTCAGGAGGTAATTGACGAATGCCTATTAGAAATGTAA
- a CDS encoding DUF3013 family protein, with the protein MATYGFLDVLEEELEKNFPFDFEISWDKRNHAVEVSFLLEAQNAAGVEMVDEDGEVSSDDILFEEAVLFYNPAKSTVNEEDYLTVIPYLPKKGFSREFLAYFALFLKDTAEVGLDALMDFLEDPEAEEFVMEWNQEVFEEGKVGLEEGEFYPYPRY; encoded by the coding sequence ATGGCAACATACGGATTTTTAGATGTTTTAGAGGAAGAATTGGAGAAGAACTTTCCCTTTGACTTTGAGATTAGTTGGGACAAGCGCAACCATGCGGTAGAAGTGAGTTTTCTTTTGGAAGCACAAAACGCTGCAGGTGTGGAGATGGTGGACGAGGACGGAGAGGTATCATCAGACGATATCCTCTTTGAAGAAGCAGTCCTTTTCTACAATCCTGCCAAGTCAACAGTCAATGAGGAAGACTATTTGACAGTTATCCCTTACCTACCTAAAAAAGGTTTTTCTCGTGAGTTTCTAGCTTATTTTGCGCTATTCCTCAAAGACACTGCAGAGGTTGGGCTGGATGCGCTCATGGACTTTTTGGAAGACCCAGAAGCAGAGGAGTTTGTCATGGAATGGAACCAAGAAGTCTTTGAAGAAGGAAAAGTTGGCTTGGAAGAGGGAGAATTTTATCCTTATCCGAGATACTAG
- a CDS encoding replication-associated recombination protein A produces the protein MPDNLALRMRPKTIDQVIGQEHLVGPGKIIRRMVEANRLSSMILYGPPGIGKTSIASAIAGTTKYAFRTFNATVDSKKRLQEIAEEAKFSGGLVLLLDEIHRLDKTKQDFLLPLLESGLVIMIGATTENPFFSVTPAIRSRVQIFELEPLANQDVKEAIQIALTNPERGFDFPVELDGDALDFIATSTNGDLRSAFNSLDLAVLSTPENDNGIRHITLDIMENSLQRSYITMDKDGDGHYDVLSALQKSIRGSDVDASLHYAARLIEAGDLPSLARRLTVIAYEDIGLANPEAQIHTVTALDAAQKIGFPEARILIANVVIDLALSPKSNSAYVAMNKALADLKTSGHLPIPRHLRDGHYSGSKELGNAQDYLYPHNYPGNWVKQDYLPEKIRNHHYFQAEDTGKYERALAQRKEAIDRLRKI, from the coding sequence ATGCCAGACAATCTCGCGCTTCGCATGCGCCCAAAAACTATCGACCAGGTCATCGGTCAGGAGCATCTGGTCGGACCAGGAAAAATTATCCGTCGCATGGTGGAAGCCAATCGTCTGTCCTCCATGATTCTCTACGGACCTCCAGGTATTGGTAAGACCAGTATTGCCTCAGCCATCGCTGGAACCACCAAGTATGCCTTTCGGACCTTCAATGCCACTGTTGATAGTAAAAAACGTCTCCAAGAAATCGCTGAAGAAGCTAAATTCTCAGGAGGATTAGTCCTATTACTGGACGAGATTCATCGTCTCGATAAGACCAAGCAAGACTTTCTTCTGCCACTCTTGGAAAGTGGTCTGGTTATCATGATTGGGGCCACAACTGAAAATCCCTTCTTTTCTGTCACTCCAGCCATTCGTAGCCGTGTTCAGATTTTTGAGTTAGAACCCTTGGCCAATCAAGATGTTAAAGAAGCGATTCAGATCGCTCTCACTAATCCTGAGCGTGGTTTTGACTTCCCAGTTGAGCTAGATGGGGATGCGCTGGATTTTATCGCAACCTCTACCAATGGAGACCTCCGTTCTGCCTTTAATTCACTAGATTTGGCTGTTCTCTCTACCCCTGAGAATGACAATGGTATCCGCCATATCACGCTTGATATTATGGAAAATAGCCTCCAGCGAAGCTATATTACTATGGACAAGGATGGGGACGGTCACTATGATGTCCTTTCAGCCCTGCAAAAATCCATTCGCGGCTCGGATGTGGATGCCAGTCTTCACTATGCTGCCCGCTTGATTGAGGCTGGTGATTTGCCTAGTCTCGCTCGTCGCTTGACCGTTATCGCCTATGAAGATATCGGTTTGGCCAACCCTGAAGCTCAGATTCACACCGTGACTGCTCTGGATGCTGCCCAAAAGATTGGGTTCCCAGAAGCCCGCATTCTCATTGCCAATGTCGTGATTGATTTGGCCCTTTCTCCAAAATCCAACTCAGCCTATGTAGCTATGAATAAGGCTCTTGCCGACCTCAAAACATCAGGGCACTTGCCTATTCCGCGACACCTGCGTGATGGGCACTACAGTGGAAGCAAGGAACTGGGGAATGCCCAAGACTATCTCTATCCACACAACTATCCTGGAAATTGGGTCAAGCAAGACTATCTACCAGAAAAAATTCGTAATCATCACTATTTCCAAGCAGAAGATACTGGTAAATATGAACGGGCTTTGGCTCAAAGAAAGGAAGCTATCGACCGTTTGCGAAAAATCTGA
- a CDS encoding DUF308 domain-containing protein, with translation MKFSNRLLLFLAGVVFVLLGLFLFTNPVANLVAYSWWIAFGLLVSSIAAILGYFSVPKELRSPAHLFQGIVNLLLALYLVAYGFVTLPVVIPTILGIWLIVEAIIAFFKGNRLGLIFPIIGNHIMWIALLAFLLGLVILFNPVATSVFVVYVVAFAFLIVGFTYILDAFRK, from the coding sequence ATGAAATTTTCTAATCGTTTACTGCTATTCCTTGCAGGAGTTGTTTTTGTCCTTTTAGGACTTTTCCTATTTACAAACCCAGTAGCTAATCTTGTTGCTTACAGCTGGTGGATTGCATTTGGTTTACTGGTTTCTTCTATAGCAGCTATTTTAGGCTATTTCTCTGTACCAAAAGAGCTTCGCTCACCAGCTCATCTTTTCCAAGGGATTGTTAATCTTCTCTTAGCTCTTTACCTCGTTGCCTATGGCTTTGTGACGCTGCCAGTTGTCATTCCAACTATTTTAGGAATTTGGTTAATTGTAGAAGCCATTATAGCTTTCTTTAAAGGCAATCGTCTGGGATTGATTTTCCCTATTATTGGCAACCATATCATGTGGATAGCGTTGCTTGCATTTTTACTAGGTCTAGTGATTTTGTTCAATCCAGTAGCTACAAGTGTCTTTGTCGTTTATGTCGTTGCCTTTGCATTTTTAATTGTTGGTTTCACCTATATCCTTGATGCCTTTCGTAAATAA
- a CDS encoding low temperature requirement protein A: MTTLIKHKRVEFSELFYDLVFVFAISKVTTLIDHLHNGILTWNSFLDFLIATLFLIDSWMIQTDYTNRYGKNSLFNIVIMFIKMGILLFIANMIGPDWQQYFHYLCWAIGTLTLTLFFQYLVEFFRKSTDDANRESIKGFLWITGLGSLGFYLAALLPIYLRVYILFASILLTFIMPSILLNKDKHYQVNLPHLIERISLLVIIMFGEMITELANFFTIENFSIYSVLYFIIMISLFLFYFGQFDHAIDEKSNQKGLFLIYSHYPIFIGLMMMTVSMSFLLNPEANRLFATIFSYIGFGLFQAAVLVNGPYNKHYLRYSKSYYCVQATLYLAALILSLIFASNPIIVVSITTILALAIAIHFIYFYMTQNKKYSKSNWELF, encoded by the coding sequence ATGACAACTCTTATTAAACATAAACGTGTAGAATTTTCAGAACTTTTTTATGACTTAGTTTTTGTTTTTGCAATTTCAAAAGTAACTACTTTAATTGACCATCTTCATAACGGTATTTTGACTTGGAATTCTTTCCTTGATTTTCTCATTGCTACTTTGTTTCTCATCGATTCCTGGATGATTCAAACCGATTATACCAATCGCTATGGAAAGAACTCTTTATTTAACATAGTAATCATGTTTATCAAAATGGGAATTTTACTCTTTATAGCCAATATGATTGGACCTGATTGGCAACAATATTTTCATTATCTCTGTTGGGCTATTGGTACATTAACCCTTACCTTATTTTTTCAATATTTGGTTGAATTTTTTAGAAAATCAACCGATGATGCTAATCGGGAAAGTATCAAAGGTTTTCTATGGATAACAGGTCTAGGAAGTTTAGGATTCTATCTAGCAGCTCTTCTTCCTATTTACCTTAGAGTCTATATCTTATTTGCTAGTATTCTGCTAACATTTATTATGCCAAGTATCTTGCTTAATAAAGATAAGCATTACCAGGTAAATCTCCCCCATTTAATCGAGCGCATCTCCCTTCTTGTCATTATTATGTTTGGAGAGATGATTACGGAGCTAGCTAACTTCTTTACAATCGAGAATTTCTCGATTTATTCGGTTCTTTATTTCATTATTATGATTTCTCTGTTCTTGTTTTATTTTGGTCAATTCGACCATGCTATTGATGAAAAATCTAATCAAAAGGGACTATTTCTAATTTACAGTCACTATCCTATTTTCATTGGACTTATGATGATGACTGTATCGATGAGTTTTCTTCTGAATCCTGAAGCTAATCGTCTCTTTGCAACCATCTTCTCTTATATCGGATTTGGCCTCTTTCAAGCTGCTGTCCTAGTAAATGGACCCTATAACAAACACTATCTTCGCTATTCGAAAAGTTACTACTGTGTCCAAGCGACACTCTATCTGGCTGCCTTGATTCTCTCTTTAATCTTTGCTTCTAATCCTATAATAGTAGTGAGTATAACAACCATTTTAGCTCTAGCTATAGCCATTCATTTTATTTATTTTTATATGACACAGAATAAAAAATATTCCAAATCTAACTGGGAGTTATTTTAA